ggaaggggaataaaaggaagaaaaggagaataaatggagaaaaataagaataatgaggTTAGTGTAATAGATCAACAATGGTCGTCCTAGATCATATTGACTCTTCATACGTAATATTTATGGTATAGTGACACCTTTGTTGTTAAATGTCGAAAAACAAGAAACAATAAGACGAACGCAATATGTCCCTAGACTACAACATCAAGGGTATAAGAAGTGTACCGCCActgtaaattattgaaatttgaatttttactaGTACTACGATTTTTATAGATAAGATGTGACCTAAATTTGATCTAGAATTTGTTCACTTttagaaaaactaaaaaaaaaccaAATATAAAGAGAACACTAGCTGCCACTGATCATGAATACAGATGGCGGTAGAAAATAGTTTATTTCTTCCTTCATATAATCAAGATTATCTATAGTTACTGCTTCTAAGGAATAAATACTTTGACGTTGTTTGCTTTCTGTTTTATAAAACTGAAGGTACTGTAATTTAAAGTTATTACCGACGTCTCCTCATGCGAACCTCGTTCAGTCCTATTAACGTTGATTGCCGGAGAAAAGTCTTGGAAGAGTCTTATTATACTTTATGCCTAAGTTAAACAGAAATTAAGCTATGATTTGGAAAATTATGTTACGTAGCCGCTGTCGTGATGTCAAAACAcgtatttcattaattatattgtCGCATTTCCCAGTATACAGGGTGCGGAAATCtacttttaaagaaatttaaagtgaccattacacttttactacgtcacactactttcgaccaataaaacggtacgaaaggacgtctttcaaccaatcatggccgcttatcgcacaattttatcgcgtccctagcatttgtttaattttatcgcgtccctagcatttgtttatttttgtcactaccctagcatttgtttctttgtttgccaacatttcaaactgcactggtctggccgtcaaaaaacagaaaattacaaaccactccagtcgatgcacatcactttcaaatatgactcgcattttggcattcaagaacaagaattaataaagatcactggtcatatatgaagagcaccattcggaaatcctgaatgagttgagggatacaccatgtacaccaacgagttcacttcttttacgcacacgtccaatataacatcaactgaacctccaaaacattcaaatttgaaaattgtactttcaataattgtttcttttaaaatcatccatgtttattttttatttcatcatcgttaattaaaacgtttcttgtttatttcatcatccctaattaaaacttttctaacacttgtttatattatttaggttatgtttgttatagcttctgctatatattatggatagtcacgtaacagagattgtttaatactaagatttattgaaaatcatctgtcaagtgacgttgattactgggatccggattgttgaaatggaatgcaaatgttttaataaaaatgaaactgaatcaacaaagccttcttgactagcaacagtccacagagttcaatgatgattccacagttggcacaactgataccggtaacaagaaaacatcatcataaaacactactgccaactagagtaatgttgagatggtacaataatacatttgaagacagtattttcgtaagccaattaatattttattgtacactttgttacttctaatctttatatagcctactttcttctaatcgtgtaatagtcaattaaatcccattcgagttttgattttctctagataaatcaaaacgtctagtgagattactgttgataaattggaTCAAGAGACTTGTTAAGGTAGGGACCTGGTTCGGAAATGTATAGTCTACCTACTATATTCAACTATGGGCTTAGGTAAGTTCTTTAACACCATTGAAAGTGAGATATTCGATGTCacatcatcattaattaaaaataaagagatATAGTACGGTAGTTATTTTATAtaagaatttttaactttttggattaaaatatatgattatgtctcgtgaagagaatattgtacgaaatggaaatataaaaatttgaaagttatctttcgaagaggtggagaagttcaaatgtcttggagcaacagtaacaaaataatataaatgatactcgggagaaaattaaacacagaataaatatgggaaatgcctgttattattccgttgagaagcttttatcatccagtctgctgtcaaaaaatctgaaagttagaatttataaaacaggtatattaccggttgttctttatggttgttaaacttggactctcactttgagagagggacattggttaagggtgtttaagaataaggtgcttaggaaaatatttggggctaagagggatgaagttacagaagaatggagaaagttacacaacacagaactgcacgcattgtattcttcacctgacataattaggaacattaaatccagatgtttgagatgggcttggcatgtagcacgtatgggcgaatccataaatgcatatagagtgttagttgggaggccggagcgaaaaagacctttagggaggctgaaacgtagatggaaagataatattaaaatggatttgagggagatgggatatgacgatagagactggattaatcttgctcaggatagggaccaatggcgggcttatgtgagggcggcaatgaacctccgggttccttaaaagccagtaagtaagtaagtaagtaagtaagtaagtaagtaagtaagtaagtaagtaagtaaaagtctacaaaaatgtaaaaaaaaaaatactcaatatTTCTACCTTGGAACTGCAGACAAAAGGTACAGTCAATgatttatagtagtagtagtagtagtagtagtagtagtagtagtagtagtagtagtagtagtagtagtagtaataataataataataataataagaagaagaagaagtgttgCATACATTTGCATGGCTTGAGCGGAGACCATTTTGATCGTTCTTAGTGCAGGCTAAATTTTGAGAAAGTTAATTTCCGTTTTGATTTCAGTCTAATAGGCCTATCCATTATGTATagtgtaattttttaaatttacaaagaGATTagagtttgttttcaaatataaaaCGTAATGTATTTAATCTTCAGTTTTGGTATCGATATCGAATATTGAGGAGTTGCGGCATTATGAAAAATGTTCTGTAATACTTTTACGATGCAAGCCGCCACTGAGAGATTCAGTATAATAGTACATGATATATTATAATTGTCAGAAAACCTTAAGTGAAAGTTTCCTTATAGAGGCAAAACTTTGAAAATGTGATTACCCTAATAAAAACGATTAGACTATTTCTATTCACAATATCCAccttcataaaatatttcatatgtgtTGTAAGCTGGAATTAGCATGAGTTGTTACTTCTTTTCTCAAACTTTGCGTAAAGTTTGTAGGGATAAGCATAGTCGGCTTCATTACAAAGAAATTAGCGATACTGGCGACAAGTCATTAACAACCAGGTTCTTTGAAACATCAGAAAAATCGAAAGAGCAATTTTATATACTGCATTTGCAGCATAAAATTGACAGTAGGGAGAAAGTCAGACATGGAAGCGAAAGGGCAGACCGTGCTGACAAGGGCGTGCTTGGCTTTGAATTTGAAGGTTCTCACATTAGGGTCAATCTGCCCATTCGAAGTGAGCTCCTCGCCCTGGGTGAACACACTGTACAAGTGCTACACTATGTTCATCGTCTTCTTGTTTCATGGCACCAGCATCGCTGCACCGCTGTTCCTCCTATGCACGAACTACCCAATGGCTGATGGCATAGAGGTGATGAGCATCCTGCTGACACAGATCAGGAGCGGCATGAAAATCATGACATTCGTCATCTACAAAGGAGAGATCCAGAAGCTCATACTTTGCCTGTACGAAAACTTCTACGTCCACGAGAAGCGACTCGACGAAGAAGAGACTAGACTTGTACAGGAGACAATTCAGTACGTCAGGAGGATCATTATCGGTTGGTTCACATTGTATAGCTGCACGGTGGTGGCGATGGTCACGCACCCTCTAACTGCACCGCCTCCAGAAGAGGAAGAAGTTTCCTTGAACCATAGTGGTCATCATAGAATTCTGCCCTACAAATCCTGGTATCCAAATTGGGACTCTACCCAGAGCCCGCAATACGAGATAGAATACTCCATGCAGGCCACCCTTACCATACTTGAAGCGTGGTGTTTGGGTTGCATCGACACCTTCTGCGTGACCCTCATGATTTACGTGGGCTGTCAGTTCGACCTCTTGAATAAATCGCTAATAAATATGAACACAGAAGTTCAGTTGAAGATCAAAGCCAAACAAGGTCGTTCAGCCAAATTTCTTGAGAATTCCCTTCCGTCTTTTGATATGAATGAAGTTGCTGGCACGATTCCAGGTGATGTGAATAAAGTCGGACAGAAAATTTTGTCACAGACGGAGGAAGACAAGCTGGCTGTAACTTCGGGAGATCGTTACAAAATATtcgaaagagaaactgtggtatATATCAAGGAGTGCGTCAAACACCATCAGTCACTTTTACTGTAAGTACAATACATATAACGGATACCTGCGAGATTTTGCATTTTGCATGTTATAACTTGTGATACATTTTATACATCGACAACACAAATTTAA
This region of Periplaneta americana isolate PAMFEO1 chromosome 13, P.americana_PAMFEO1_priV1, whole genome shotgun sequence genomic DNA includes:
- the LOC138712527 gene encoding odorant receptor 10-like: MADGIEVMSILLTQIRSGMKIMTFVIYKGEIQKLILCLYENFYVHEKRLDEEETRLVQETIQYVRRIIIGWFTLYSCTVVAMVTHPLTAPPPEEEEVSLNHSGHHRILPYKSWYPNWDSTQSPQYEIEYSMQATLTILEAWCLGCIDTFCVTLMIYVGCQFDLLNKSLINMNTEVQLKIKAKQGRSAKFLENSLPSFDMNEVAGTIPGDVNKVGQKILSQTEEDKLAVTSGDRYKIFERETVVYIKECVKHHQSLLLFVADMNKAFNTMFFIVFFTASLLICLLGFQVTVMPPKGLMFVRVFLHSICTVVELGFFCWFGSELMHKSESVLYAAYGCEWQEHSRDVKTCIGMMIMRAQKPVGVQAGLFGDICLPTFGSLMKNAYSYLALLRQLHEGDEQ